The Megachile rotundata isolate GNS110a chromosome 4, iyMegRotu1, whole genome shotgun sequence region ACTTGTAAAGCGTCGCTGCTCAAAAGTACGGTCTTTCGACGAATGCGAAAAAAGAAGCGAGTTGCAATAAATGGTATCGTCGCAAGTTGACAATTATTATGCGTCAAGTCGCTTCGAAACGAGCGGGTAGATAAAACGCAGGATTTAAAATTTGCCCCAGCATCGATTAGGGGCATTCACTAATGGGCTGGCACGTACAAAGGTGTAGAAAAAGTGCACCAATCGGCAGGGAGCAGCGTATAAAACCGGTGCACATACCAACGCGCCGCGCATATGGTCGCATATGCTTTGAATTCTGCTCCCCATTCGTGTCGGTTTCTTGACAGGATATTCTAAAAAGTGGCGCGCTCTGGCGTCGGGGATAGAAATCGAAGAGGAACGGTCGGGAATGCCGATGATGCGCGCTCAGCAGCGGGTCTGCTGGATCAGTGCTGGTGCTTGATGCGAGGCGAGTGTACGGTGGTGCACGAGCGCTTCGCGCAAACGGTTCTCTACGGACTGTTTTCGTTCTGTCGTTTCGTTCGATCGTGCCTTATCCATTTGCCGCGGCGATTTGAACCAGGCAAAGACACTGGCAGAAAAGTCTGTGCGAAAGGAGAGACGGTGAAATACGAGCCGCCGGTTCGAAGGAGGAGACGTCCGAGGAGCTCGCGAGTGAGAAACAGTGGAATATAGCGTAAGGCAGGAGGGTGTTTCTCCACCAGCCCACGAATAAAAGGGCAAGAGAAATGGGCCGGTCCGTACTTACGTGATAGGAGGTGCATGAGCGCGCGCGCGCTCGCACTCGCTCGCGTGTGTATGTGCGTGCGTGTGTCATCGCTGTGCGAGTGTGTAGGTGAGGAAGGAGGGTGAGCAAGGGGTGAGAATAGTTTCCCTATATTTCCGAAAGTGATCGGGGTTCGTTCGTTATCGGCAAGCTTTGCCTAGGAGCCGCGCGACGTCGCAGCCCAAGATGACAGCCAAGTATGTTTTCATGACGCTGATCAACGCGGCCCTCCTCTTGACGATACTCTCGGAATCAACCGGGGCCTCTTGCAAGTGGTTGTCCGAGGGTGGCAACGACACGCGTTCCGCCGACTGCACCCTTAGGGTGTTGGATCCTGGCACGATCACCAGCCTCGTATCGTCGTTGGACGGCGCCTTCAAGCTACGCATCCGTTGCAGCGACGTCCATCATTTCGAGAGCAGCTTCAACGCGCAAAGCTGGCAACGTCTGACCAGCTTGCACGACCTCCACGTGCACGGGTGCAAGGTGCTACGTATCCCGAAGGGCGCGTTCCAACCGTTGCTCGAACTGAAGAAACTGACAGTGCAAACGTTCAACGCCGTATGGGGTGCAGGTCGTTATCTCGAACTAGCTCCGGACTCTCTGCTAGGGCTACGAGAACTGCACACGCTAGAGTTGGTCGAGAGTAACGTGCAGGCGCTTCCGGTAGGTCTGCTCTGCGGACTGGATAATTTACAAACGCTGAATCTGACCGGCAACCGTTTGCGCGACGTGAACGAGATAGGGTTGAATCGGAGGGACATCTTGCCCGAAGGGAAAGAGGAGCCTTGTCGGGCGGACATTCGCATTTTGGACCTGTCGCGAAACGACTTGAATCGCCTGCCCGAGAACAGCCCGCTGCTAGGTCTGCGCCAGCTACAAGAACTGCACCTGCAGCGAAACGCGATTGTCGAAATAGCTGGTGATGCGCTCACCGGGCTGACCGTGCTGCGTACCTTTAATGCCAGTTACAATTCTCTGGATTCGTTGCCCGAAGGGCTGTTCGCCAGTACGAGGGACTTGCGAGAGATACACCTGGCGTACAACGGCCTCCGCGACTTGCCTAAGGGTATATTCACCCGTTTGGAGCAGCTGCTGGTCCTCAATCTGGCGGGCAATCGGTTGGGCAGCGATCGAGTCGACGAGACCACGTTCCTCGGCCTGATTCGACTGATCGTGCTCGACTTGTCCTACAATCTATTGACGCATATCGACGCACACATGTTCAAGGATCTGTTCTTCCTGCAAATTCTCGATTTGCGGAACAACTCGATAGATCGGATCGAGAGCAACGCCTTTCTGCCCCTGTACAATCTGCACACCCTCGAGCTGTCCGACAACAAGCTGCACACCGTGGGAGCGCAACTTTTCAACGGCCTGTTCGTGCTGAATCGGCTCACGTTGTCCGGCAACTCTATCGCGAGCATCGACCCGTTGGCGTTTCGCAACTGTTCCGATTTGAAGGAACTGGATTTGAGCGGTAACGAGCTTACGGCCGTGCCCGACGCGCTGCGCGACCTAGCTCTCTTGAAAACCCTCGACCTAGGCGAGAACCGGATCAGCAGTTTTTACAATGGCTCGTTCCGCAATCTCGATCAGCTTACCGGATTGCGACTGATCGGCAACGATATCGGAAATCTGTCGCGCGGAATGCTCTGGGATCTGCCCAATCTGCAGATTCTTAATTTAGCCAGGAACAAGGTGCAGCATGTCGAGAGGTACGCGTTCGAACGAAACGAACGGCTCGAGGCGATACGCCTGGACGGTAACTTCCTGTCTGACATCAACGGCGTCTTTACCAGCATCGCCAGTTTGCTGTTGCTGAATCTGTCGGAGAATCACATTGAATGGTTCGATTACGCCTTTATTCCTGGCAACCTCAAGTGGCTGGACATACACGGCAATTTCATCGAGAGCCTAGGCAACTACTACGAGATCCGCGATACGAAGGTGAAGACGTTAGACGCCAGTCACAACCGTATCACCGAGTTGACCCCTCTGTCCGTGCCCGACAGCGTCGAGCTACTCTTCATAAACAATAACTATATCAGCGTCGTTCGACCCAACACCTTCACGGACAAGGTGAACCTAACCAGGGTCGATATGTACGCGAACATGATCGAGACGATGGAACTCACATCGTTGCTTCTCACCAAAGTTCCCGAGGACAAACCTCTGCCGGAGTTCTACATCGGCGGCAACCCGTTCAACTGCAACTGTTCCATGGATTGGCTGCCGTCGATCAACAATCAAACGTCTACCGGGGAATATCCGCGCATCATGGA contains the following coding sequences:
- the Toll-7 gene encoding toll-like receptor 7; protein product: MTAKYVFMTLINAALLLTILSESTGASCKWLSEGGNDTRSADCTLRVLDPGTITSLVSSLDGAFKLRIRCSDVHHFESSFNAQSWQRLTSLHDLHVHGCKVLRIPKGAFQPLLELKKLTVQTFNAVWGAGRYLELAPDSLLGLRELHTLELVESNVQALPVGLLCGLDNLQTLNLTGNRLRDVNEIGLNRRDILPEGKEEPCRADIRILDLSRNDLNRLPENSPLLGLRQLQELHLQRNAIVEIAGDALTGLTVLRTFNASYNSLDSLPEGLFASTRDLREIHLAYNGLRDLPKGIFTRLEQLLVLNLAGNRLGSDRVDETTFLGLIRLIVLDLSYNLLTHIDAHMFKDLFFLQILDLRNNSIDRIESNAFLPLYNLHTLELSDNKLHTVGAQLFNGLFVLNRLTLSGNSIASIDPLAFRNCSDLKELDLSGNELTAVPDALRDLALLKTLDLGENRISSFYNGSFRNLDQLTGLRLIGNDIGNLSRGMLWDLPNLQILNLARNKVQHVERYAFERNERLEAIRLDGNFLSDINGVFTSIASLLLLNLSENHIEWFDYAFIPGNLKWLDIHGNFIESLGNYYEIRDTKVKTLDASHNRITELTPLSVPDSVELLFINNNYISVVRPNTFTDKVNLTRVDMYANMIETMELTSLLLTKVPEDKPLPEFYIGGNPFNCNCSMDWLPSINNQTSTGEYPRIMDLDNVMCRTSGPRGVAIVPASTARAEQFLCRYEAHCFALCHCCDFDACDCEMTCPAGCKCYNDRTWKTNAVDCSGLGVDEIPRRIPMDATEVYLDGNVLRELQNHVFIGRKNMRVLYVNASGIESIQNRTFNGLNNLQILHLEDNRIRELKGFEFERLSHLRELYLQNNLIGFISNLTFLPLHSLEILRLSGNRLVTFPVWQVTLNARLVELSLGSNPWSCRCKFLQELSSWVSDNAHKVVDASDVWCYYGGDARPAYRRRLNVNETVCSDYFSQGGVIESIMISDYLPLVAATLSAVLVLLVIIVLAFIFREPVGAWAYSKYGLRFLRAKPGKSTGGTAAMPSAAPMSTCCDADRERLYDCYVCYSPNDEDFVLHSLAVELEHGTAGLRLCLHHRDLPCVLRTSAPAPVVLEAVDASRRVLIILTRNFLQTEWSRFEFRAALHEALRGRAAQLVVVQAGHACPEVERDPELRPYLRTAAAILTWGEKRFWERLRYAIPPANVGDISVESKSSPLVYKRNINTYTLDGVGSEKTSMSTLRAQERQRSLFKDSSPTTALMLQHAPPPAYSCGTVSVPQQQPPPSSPQPRLTVNHAYRDAVTVPGSNLIATNTTVSSGSSEDHRRPLSEHIYSSIDSDYSTLERTAWRQQQPPPPPPPPSSGQAYLV